The Nitrospira sp. genome contains a region encoding:
- a CDS encoding FAD-dependent thymidylate synthase has product MPPEPSAYALARYSRSPDSIENSIKWVHGHSSEKFWEQFYFDYGHASIADLGHVTICFEDISELAAIRLEDEPLWDGQAKSSRYQNFSSNRWFVPDQIRGSETEAVYEGILRSLSEVYRLLHDPLTRFLAEREPRPESMKPADYERTIAARAFDVTRYLLPLAAKTNVGQVVSIRTLEKQITRLLSSQLPELRAIGEDLKEACHRPPVNLWGELSGQSPGQADPLAPTLARHAKASQYQESVYTDLARHAREALRPAGLDQPDAWGTVVPVDLIEPHHPLDELVTTLLYRVAQAPYRKILEVVKEWTDRQKQATIEVATKQRGPYDELIKEFRSGYAFTFDILMDIGAWRDMHRHRRCQQVQQNFTTVHGYDVPPPLVEAGLDLEYRQAMDAVRHDIELLRKKDQEASLYAIPFGFKVRCVFKMDYAEAEYISKLRSGVKGHWSYRTVAWQMKQQLTQRFPFLGEQIRATSPDIEDTLTR; this is encoded by the coding sequence ATGCCGCCGGAACCGTCTGCCTATGCGCTCGCCCGATACAGTCGCTCCCCCGATTCAATAGAAAACAGCATCAAGTGGGTCCATGGCCACTCGTCCGAAAAATTCTGGGAACAGTTTTACTTCGATTACGGGCACGCCTCCATTGCCGACCTGGGTCATGTGACTATTTGCTTTGAGGACATTTCGGAACTCGCCGCCATTCGGTTGGAAGATGAACCGCTGTGGGACGGTCAAGCGAAATCCAGCCGGTATCAGAATTTTTCGTCCAACCGATGGTTTGTGCCCGATCAGATTCGAGGCAGCGAAACGGAAGCCGTGTACGAGGGGATTCTTCGAAGCCTCTCCGAGGTCTATCGTTTGCTGCATGATCCGCTGACGCGATTCCTGGCTGAACGGGAGCCACGCCCTGAGTCGATGAAGCCTGCAGACTACGAGCGGACCATTGCAGCCAGAGCGTTCGACGTGACGCGGTATTTACTACCCCTTGCTGCCAAGACCAACGTCGGCCAAGTCGTCAGCATCCGGACGTTGGAAAAGCAGATTACACGGTTGTTGTCTTCTCAGCTTCCGGAATTGCGGGCAATCGGTGAGGATTTGAAAGAGGCCTGTCACCGTCCGCCGGTGAATCTGTGGGGCGAATTATCCGGCCAATCGCCCGGTCAAGCGGACCCCTTGGCACCCACACTGGCGCGACATGCCAAGGCCAGCCAGTACCAGGAATCGGTGTATACGGACTTGGCCCGCCATGCTCGTGAAGCGTTGCGCCCAGCGGGACTTGACCAACCGGATGCCTGGGGGACGGTCGTACCGGTCGATTTGATCGAACCACACCATCCTCTCGACGAGCTCGTCACGACGCTTCTCTACCGGGTCGCGCAAGCCCCGTACCGGAAAATACTCGAGGTGGTCAAAGAATGGACGGATCGACAGAAGCAAGCGACCATCGAGGTCGCAACCAAACAGCGAGGCCCCTACGATGAACTCATCAAGGAGTTTCGCAGCGGCTACGCATTCACGTTCGATATCCTGATGGACATCGGGGCGTGGCGGGATATGCATCGCCACCGCCGCTGCCAGCAAGTGCAACAGAACTTCACGACCGTCCATGGCTACGATGTTCCGCCGCCGCTTGTCGAAGCGGGGTTGGATCTGGAATACCGCCAAGCGATGGATGCCGTGCGTCACGACATCGAGTTACTCAGGAAAAAGGATCAAGAAGCGTCGCTCTATGCGATTCCGTTCGGCTTCAAAGTGCGGTGTGTGTTCAAAATGGACTATGCTGAAGCCGAATACATCAGCAAGCTGCGATCCGGCGTCAAAGGCCACTGGTCGTACCGGACGGTCGCGTGGCAGATGAAACAACAGCTCACTCAACGATTCCCCTTCCTCGGTGAACAGATTCGCGCGACATCGCCCGATATCGAAGACACACTGACCCGATAA
- a CDS encoding tetratricopeptide repeat protein, which yields MGTHQQNCEAAMIAGAWDTLFAESLAWSRDSEGSKDPRPLFARNVVYLVQGRFADAWKTHALCLEAQQDITAVGNWVKELLDRNADCGYAHLIRGLFLAQSGQSEQSMQPYMEAARLLSRSASPHYFLAQIHERAGHLEMAVKEYREAIRLAPDFAPARMNLGVAYQDQGRLEMAIKEYREVIKLNPNDSAAHSNLACALAEQGKVEPAVQSYKTALKLNPQDAEVHFALGGLYETRGRLDLAQKSYQDALNADPDFGAAHSALGWLALGKQRLQEAADIFSRALKCNEEDARAYHGIAEIYALRGKRQSAMENYTKALKFYRDPEKRNQIMNQLFQEGQVGD from the coding sequence ATGGGCACTCACCAGCAGAACTGTGAGGCGGCCATGATCGCCGGCGCATGGGACACCTTATTCGCCGAGTCGCTGGCCTGGAGCCGGGACTCCGAGGGATCCAAGGACCCACGTCCTCTCTTTGCGCGAAATGTCGTGTATCTCGTGCAGGGCCGGTTTGCCGACGCCTGGAAAACCCATGCGCTCTGCCTCGAAGCCCAGCAGGACATTACGGCCGTGGGGAATTGGGTGAAGGAGCTGCTCGACCGGAATGCGGACTGCGGCTACGCCCATTTAATCAGGGGCCTGTTTCTCGCGCAGTCCGGTCAATCCGAACAGTCCATGCAACCATATATGGAAGCCGCACGGTTGCTTTCGCGATCAGCGTCTCCTCATTACTTTCTCGCACAGATTCACGAACGCGCCGGTCATCTTGAAATGGCGGTCAAGGAGTACCGCGAAGCCATCCGTCTCGCCCCGGACTTTGCTCCGGCCCGGATGAATCTGGGTGTCGCGTACCAAGATCAAGGCCGATTGGAAATGGCGATCAAAGAATACCGTGAGGTGATCAAACTCAACCCGAACGATTCCGCGGCGCATTCGAACCTCGCGTGTGCGCTGGCAGAACAGGGGAAGGTAGAACCGGCGGTACAATCCTACAAGACCGCCTTGAAACTCAATCCACAGGATGCCGAAGTGCACTTTGCGCTGGGCGGACTCTACGAAACGCGCGGGCGCCTGGACTTGGCGCAAAAGAGCTATCAAGATGCGCTCAATGCCGATCCGGACTTTGGCGCCGCCCATTCCGCTCTCGGGTGGCTCGCGTTAGGCAAGCAACGACTTCAAGAAGCCGCGGACATTTTTAGCCGGGCGCTCAAGTGCAATGAAGAGGATGCGCGAGCCTATCACGGGATCGCCGAGATCTACGCGCTCCGCGGCAAACGCCAGAGCGCGATGGAGAACTATACCAAGGCGTTGAAATTCTATCGCGATCCGGAAAAACGGAATCAGATCATGAATCAGCTGTTCCAGGAAGGCCAGGTGGGGGATTGA
- a CDS encoding histidine--tRNA ligase — MIKGIKGVKDLLPEDTPRWHLIEETARRWAERYGFHEIRIPIFEVTTLFARSIGASTDIVEKEMYTFQDRDGTSLTLRPEGTAGTVRAYIEHNRPAVPVPQKYFYFGPMFRHERPQAGRLRQFHQFGVESLGMADPRADVEVISLLWRILCELDLPSLTLEINNLGYTSDRDVYRPHLVEYLKQHESGLCANCRHRIEANPLRVLDCKVPECRAITETAPRLADSLSEAARSYFSRVLAGLDTIKIPYSLNHRLVRGLDYYNLTTFEVTATNLGAQNAVGAGGRYDGLVETLGGPPTPAVGFAVGLERIGMLLPESAMKALPEHAAVYVAGFGTLGAVAGLSALEELRLAGMQAVSDFRSSTLKAHLRQADRLGCRFALILGDDEVAKGTAVLRNMVTKTQHELGISTLSREIHPFVLGS; from the coding sequence ATGATCAAAGGCATCAAAGGCGTCAAGGATCTGTTGCCGGAGGACACACCCCGTTGGCATCTCATCGAAGAGACCGCCAGACGATGGGCGGAGCGGTATGGGTTTCATGAAATCCGCATTCCGATCTTTGAGGTCACAACCCTATTCGCACGGAGCATCGGGGCATCGACGGACATCGTTGAGAAAGAAATGTACACCTTCCAGGATCGCGACGGCACATCGCTGACGCTGCGCCCTGAAGGGACCGCCGGAACTGTTCGCGCCTATATCGAGCACAACCGCCCGGCAGTTCCGGTCCCACAAAAGTACTTCTACTTCGGGCCGATGTTTCGGCACGAGAGGCCTCAAGCAGGGCGCCTCCGCCAATTCCATCAGTTCGGCGTGGAGTCGCTGGGGATGGCCGATCCACGCGCTGATGTGGAGGTCATTTCCCTTCTGTGGCGAATTCTCTGTGAACTTGATCTCCCTAGTCTGACGCTGGAAATCAACAACCTCGGGTATACCAGTGATCGAGATGTGTATCGGCCCCACCTCGTTGAATACCTCAAACAACATGAATCCGGTCTCTGTGCAAATTGCCGACACCGTATTGAGGCTAATCCGCTCCGGGTTCTCGATTGCAAAGTTCCCGAGTGCCGCGCAATAACGGAGACGGCTCCCCGGCTGGCCGACTCGCTTTCAGAGGCGGCCCGTTCTTACTTCTCGCGGGTCTTGGCCGGTCTCGATACCATCAAGATACCCTATTCCTTGAACCATCGGCTCGTTCGCGGGCTTGATTATTACAACCTTACGACGTTCGAGGTCACCGCAACAAATCTGGGTGCACAGAACGCCGTAGGGGCGGGCGGACGCTACGATGGTCTCGTTGAGACTCTCGGAGGGCCTCCTACACCGGCAGTGGGTTTCGCCGTCGGTCTGGAACGGATTGGGATGTTGCTGCCTGAGTCTGCGATGAAAGCTCTTCCGGAGCATGCGGCTGTGTATGTCGCGGGGTTCGGTACTCTCGGAGCTGTCGCTGGCCTCTCAGCGCTTGAGGAACTGCGTCTCGCTGGAATGCAGGCAGTCTCGGACTTTCGGTCCTCGACGTTGAAGGCTCACTTGCGTCAAGCCGATCGTCTCGGCTGCCGATTTGCTCTTATCCTCGGAGACGATGAAGTGGCCAAAGGAACCGCCGTCC